In Salarias fasciatus chromosome 2, fSalaFa1.1, whole genome shotgun sequence, one genomic interval encodes:
- the LOC115402990 gene encoding uncharacterized protein LOC115402990 produces MIFLKGIFLEVKGAQSSISGVVQAPPSEALRPGESVSLQCSVLSDSEKKTCSEDYRVHWFRAGSHQSHPAFIYTDGGRAECGNSSQKCFYSFSKEVGVSDAATYYCAVAACGEVMFGNGARLDIKDSNTEIALCIVCVVLAASVTVSVVLIWTIKKKNCNNNGEADSSDQQRDETSSAFSAPTFSRRNVTISGIYSVAVFTVMKTSIGGRGDANTSERERICAAVQALGLN; encoded by the exons ATGATCTTTTTGAAAGGGATATTTCTTGAAGTTAAAG GAGCCCAGTCCTCCATCTCTGGCGTGGTTCAAGCTCCTCCGTCTGAAGCGCTCCGTCCAGGAGagtcggtgtctctgcagtgttcggtcctctctgactctgagaagaaaacatgttcagaagatTACAGAGTTCACTGGTTCAGAGCAGGATCACATCAATCTCACCCCGCTTTCATTTATACTgatggaggcagagcagagtgtggaaactcttcacagaaatgtttctatagCTTCTCTAAGGAGGTCGGTGTCTCTGATGCTGCTACTTAttactgtgctgtggctgcatgtggagaggtcatgtttggaaatggaGCTAGACTGGACATTAAAG ATTCCAACACAGAAATAGCTCTTTGTATCGTCTGTGTTGTTTTGGCTGCAAGTGTGACGGTTTCAGTTGTTCTCATCTGGACCATCAAGAAGAAGAATTGCAACAACA ATGGTGAAGCAgacagcagtgatcagcag AGAGATGAAACTTCTTCAGCCTTTTCTGCACCaaccttcagcaggagaaaCGTTACCATCTCAGGGATTtattctgttgctgttttcacGGTGATGAAGACCAGCATTGGTGGAAGAGGAGACGCAAACacgtctgagagagagaggatctgTGCTGCTGTCCAGGCTCTTGGTTTGAATTAG